The genomic interval AAAAGGAAGGAAGCTGCAACCATTGTGAAAGCCCCCTCATCAAGCGGAGTGACGATCAAGAAGAGGTGATCCGCAAGCGGCTCACCGTCTATCACAACCAGACGGCTCCTCTTATCACCTATTACTCAAAAGAGAAAAGCCTTAAAGGGGTCTCATGCAACCGCTCGATTGACGCTATTCTTCAGGAAATTCTCGATTATCTTCGAGAAGTGTACCAGGAAATCAAGGGCTCGTAAAAAAATAAATACCTTAATTTGACTCAGCGAGATGCAGCAAAATTGAGCTGAATGAGGAGCATCATTCCCAATAGGGAAGGGCAACGAAGAAGCTTAATTTAGCAAAGTCGCAGCCAGTCAAATTGAGGTATTTATTTCTTTACGAGCCCTAAGAGCTAAGGGTTAAAAAAGTTTGCGATCATCTCCTGATCGACAGTGTAAAGAATCGCGCGAAACATCGCAAAAAAGGTGCGGCTTCCATCCTCTTCCACTGAGTAGACATAGGCAATCGAGTGAATCGTTTCGTTATCCATCCGATTTTCCACTTCAACTTCAATAGGCGACTCGGTATGGAGTTCCATCTTTTCTCGAAGGACAGTCCAGTGCCAGGGCAAGCCAACAAGCTCTCCTGTTCCTGTGATCGTTCCTCCCTCTCCTGATAAGGTAATCTCATGTAAATCTTCTTCAAGCTGGGAAGCCTGCTCCCACTCGATCACTTCCCCATCATGGGCCTTTAAAAGCCAGTGCTCGGTAAACTGCTTTTCATCTGGAAAAGTGGCTTGCTTCAAAAAAAGGAGGCCATAGTGATCAGCCCTTTCTTCTCCAGGAATTTGAGAACGAATCTCTCCGATGTAACATGTTGTCCCATTCGCAAAAAGAACTAGGGGAAATAAAAGTATGATGAACCACTTCATGATAGACTCCTTTTAAGGATCTCGTTAGATTGCTCGATTCCTAAAGACCGTATATAAAAACGGGCTTTTTCCTCAAGGATTTCTTGCTTAGTAAAGTCCCCTTCTTTGCCGAGATGTGCTCTTTTCCTTTTGAGAAAGTCATAGAGGGTAATCGCTGCTGCAACCGACAGATTAAGACTTTCCACCATCCCATACATCGGTACTTTAAAAAGAATGTCTGCCTGCTGCTTTGCCTCTTCAGAAAGCCCCTCCCTTTCATTGCCAAAAAGGAAGCAGAGGGGAAGGTCGAGAGGAAGCTCCTCAAGAGGCACTTCCCCTTCAGCACAAGCTCCAGCAATGAGAACCTTTTTTTTGTTAAGGAAATCTTCTAGGGTCTCGTGACGGGTCAAGCGTGTCCACTTAAGCGTCCCCTTGGTGGTGTTTTTCCCCTGCCCTTTTTTCATCTGTGCATTGATAAAGTGGAGCTGAGAAACCCCTAGGGCTTCCGCTGTACGAATCACCGCTAGACCATTATGAATATCATAAGGAGCCTCAAGAGCGACCTCA from Candidatus Neptunochlamydia vexilliferae carries:
- a CDS encoding TrmH family RNA methyltransferase, producing the protein MLEELLQTYSKEGIIHHLHTFLTEERIARIDQVLACRLNSIEVALEAPYDIHNGLAVIRTAEALGVSQLHFINAQMKKGQGKNTTKGTLKWTRLTRHETLEDFLNKKKVLIAGACAEGEVPLEELPLDLPLCFLFGNEREGLSEEAKQQADILFKVPMYGMVESLNLSVAAAITLYDFLKRKRAHLGKEGDFTKQEILEEKARFYIRSLGIEQSNEILKRSLS